AAAGACTGCATCTTTCCGATCAGCACCAGGAGGATCACAGCATCCGTTTTAAGGTGTTATGTCCGTCTAATAATTGGTGTTTCAGCGCCGCTCCGGCGTGAAAAAGTGCGATGATCCCGATGCCATATGTTACGAAATAATGCACTGAAATAGCCAAATCCCGAGAAGAATTTGCAACCTTAAATATCGCCGGGATATCAAATAACCCAAAGAAGGTAAATGACGCGCCTGCTGACGTGGAGATGATATATCCGCTCGCTGGGGCCAAAAACATGGCCACAAGTAATAGGCCATGCACCACTTTTGCCGCCATGATTTCATACCATAAAAGTTCTCTTTGCAGCGGTGGCTTGGGAGCAAATATTTTCCAGATTAGGAAAAAGCTG
This region of Sneathiella aquimaris genomic DNA includes:
- a CDS encoding cytochrome b → MMEASSKGYTPVSKILHWLIAASILGLIGLGWWMVGLSYYDKWYHQGLELHRSIGSLALALASFFLIWKIFAPKPPLQRELLWYEIMAAKVVHGLLLVAMFLAPASGYIISTSAGASFTFFGLFDIPAIFKVANSSRDLAISVHYFVTYGIGIIALFHAGAALKHQLLDGHNTLKRML